A single genomic interval of Macaca nemestrina isolate mMacNem1 chromosome 14, mMacNem.hap1, whole genome shotgun sequence harbors:
- the LOC105485745 gene encoding protein FAM221B isoform X6, whose translation MEADEITEEPHTTMDAEEHPLSKDPSAEDLQENRISESFLEPSTSETPLEPHTSESPLVPSPSQIPVEAYSPEIHQEPSISETPSGTPTYEASLDSPISVVPEKHLTLPPQSRNYVSLSSSDTLKEDLSSEFSSNEVPWTRRSTHFSESESLPEHSPSGPSAQVQMDASEKQEEEAGEVEKGVDASDSTDHTAQPGHQLGKKKKKKGVSCYTARPVVPAKQTELVEVAKAMHREEFGAQVNNLFQWEKDAALNAIQTGLYIGWRCPHYLWDCFRIGDESRCFCGHLLREHRIISDISVPCKAVAAAVLSLISSVRPVTGAGRNTGLSLRPRGPGDEEGDLTGQTLSATGTGLCESGPDQQ comes from the exons ATGGAAGCAGATGAGATCACAGAAGAGCCTCATACCACCATGGATGCAGAGGAGCACCCCCTTTCAAAGGACCCCTCTGCTGAGGACTTACAGGAGAACCGTATCTCTGAAAGCTTCTTGGAGCCTTCCACCTCTGAGACCCCCTTAGAGCCCCATACCTCTGAATCCCCTTTGGTGCCATCCCCTTCCCAGATCCCCGTAGAGGCCTATTCCCCTGAAATCCATCAGGAGCCTTCCATCTCTGAGACTCCTTCAGGGACCCCTACCTATGAGGCTTCATTGGATAGTCCCATCTCAGTGGTACCAGAGAAACACCTTACTCTTCCTCCCCAATCACGAAACTatgtctctctgtcttcctctgatACTTTGAAGGAAGACCTCTCCTCTGAGTTTTCTTCCAATGAGGTCCCATGGACAAGGAGGTCTACCCATTTCTCTGAATCTGAGAGCCTTCCAGAACACTCTCCTTCAGGCCCTTCAGCCCAGGTCCAAATGGACGCATCTgaaaagcaggaggaagaagCAGGAGAGGTTGAAAAGGGAGTAGATGCCAGTGACAGCACTGATCACACAGCCCAACCTGGACACCAACTaggcaagaagaagaagaagaaaggagttaGCT GTTACACAGCCCGCCCAGTGGTCCCTGCTAAGCAGACAGAGCTGGTGGAAGTGGCTAAGGCAATGCATAGAGAGGAGTTTGGTGCTCAGGTGAACAATCTTTTCCAGTGGGAGAAGGATGCAGCCCTGAATGCCATCCAGACAG GTCTCTACATTGGCTGGCGCTGCCCCCATTACCTATGGGACTGTTTCCGGATTGGGGATGAGTCCAGATGCTTTTGTGGACACTTGTTGAGAGAGCACCGGATCATCTCAG ACATATCCGTGCCCTGCAAG GCTGTTGCTGCGGCTGTTTTGAGTCTAATTTCCTCTGTGCGGCCTGTGACCGGCGCTGGGAGGAACACGGGACTTTCTTTGAGACCCAGAGGACCCGGCGACGAGGAGGGAGACCTCACG GGACAGACACTGTCAGCAACTGGCACAGGCCTTTGTGAGTCTGGCCCAGATCAGCAATAA
- the LOC105485745 gene encoding protein FAM221B isoform X3: MEADEITEEPHTTMDAEEHPLSKDPSAEDLQENRISESFLEPSTSETPLEPHTSESPLVPSPSQIPVEAYSPEIHQEPSISETPSGTPTYEASLDSPISVVPEKHLTLPPQSRNYVSLSSSDTLKEDLSSEFSSNEVPWTRRSTHFSESESLPEHSPSGPSAQVQMDASEKQEEEAGEVEKGVDASDSTDHTAQPGHQLGKKKKKKGVSCYTARPVVPAKQTELVEVAKAMHREEFGAQVNNLFQWEKDAALNAIQTGLYIGWRCPHYLWDCFRIGDESRCFCGHLLREHRIISDISVPCKVSKCRCLMFCFIPSRPEEVGEFWLKRRATFDPKAWRAQCRCKHSHEEHAATGPHPCRHHGCCCGCFESNFLCAACDRRWEEHGTFFETQRTRRRGGRPHGTDTVSNWHRPL, encoded by the exons ATGGAAGCAGATGAGATCACAGAAGAGCCTCATACCACCATGGATGCAGAGGAGCACCCCCTTTCAAAGGACCCCTCTGCTGAGGACTTACAGGAGAACCGTATCTCTGAAAGCTTCTTGGAGCCTTCCACCTCTGAGACCCCCTTAGAGCCCCATACCTCTGAATCCCCTTTGGTGCCATCCCCTTCCCAGATCCCCGTAGAGGCCTATTCCCCTGAAATCCATCAGGAGCCTTCCATCTCTGAGACTCCTTCAGGGACCCCTACCTATGAGGCTTCATTGGATAGTCCCATCTCAGTGGTACCAGAGAAACACCTTACTCTTCCTCCCCAATCACGAAACTatgtctctctgtcttcctctgatACTTTGAAGGAAGACCTCTCCTCTGAGTTTTCTTCCAATGAGGTCCCATGGACAAGGAGGTCTACCCATTTCTCTGAATCTGAGAGCCTTCCAGAACACTCTCCTTCAGGCCCTTCAGCCCAGGTCCAAATGGACGCATCTgaaaagcaggaggaagaagCAGGAGAGGTTGAAAAGGGAGTAGATGCCAGTGACAGCACTGATCACACAGCCCAACCTGGACACCAACTaggcaagaagaagaagaagaaaggagttaGCT GTTACACAGCCCGCCCAGTGGTCCCTGCTAAGCAGACAGAGCTGGTGGAAGTGGCTAAGGCAATGCATAGAGAGGAGTTTGGTGCTCAGGTGAACAATCTTTTCCAGTGGGAGAAGGATGCAGCCCTGAATGCCATCCAGACAG GTCTCTACATTGGCTGGCGCTGCCCCCATTACCTATGGGACTGTTTCCGGATTGGGGATGAGTCCAGATGCTTTTGTGGACACTTGTTGAGAGAGCACCGGATCATCTCAG ACATATCCGTGCCCTGCAAGGTGAGCAAGTGCCGCTGCCTCATGTTCTGCTTTATCCCATCACGCCCAGAGGAGGTGGGTGAGTTCTGGCTCAAGAGACGGGCCACCTTTGACCCCAAGGCCTGGAGGGCCCAATGTCGCTGCAAACACAGCCACGAAGAACATGCAGCCACTGGGCCCCATCCCTGCAGGCATCATG GCTGTTGCTGCGGCTGTTTTGAGTCTAATTTCCTCTGTGCGGCCTGTGACCGGCGCTGGGAGGAACACGGGACTTTCTTTGAGACCCAGAGGACCCGGCGACGAGGAGGGAGACCTCACG GGACAGACACTGTCAGCAACTGGCACAGGCCTTTGTGA
- the LOC105485745 gene encoding protein FAM221B isoform X5 → MEADEITEEPHTTMDAEEHPLSKDPSAEDLQENRISESFLEPSTSETPLEPHTSESPLVPSPSQIPVEAYSPEIHQEPSISETPSGTPTYEASLDSPISVVPEKHLTLPPQSRNYVSLSSSDTLKEDLSSEFSSNEVPWTRRSTHFSESESLPEHSPSGPSAQVQMDASEKQEEEAGEVEKGVDASDSTDHTAQPGHQLGYTARPVVPAKQTELVEVAKAMHREEFGAQVNNLFQWEKDAALNAIQTGLYIGWRCPHYLWDCFRIGDESRCFCGHLLREHRIISDISVPCKVSKCRCLMFCFIPSRPEEVGEFWLKRRATFDPKAWRAQCRCKHSHEEHAATGPHPCRHHGCCCGCFESNFLCAACDRRWEEHGTFFETQRTRRRGGRPHGTDTVSNWHRPL, encoded by the exons ATGGAAGCAGATGAGATCACAGAAGAGCCTCATACCACCATGGATGCAGAGGAGCACCCCCTTTCAAAGGACCCCTCTGCTGAGGACTTACAGGAGAACCGTATCTCTGAAAGCTTCTTGGAGCCTTCCACCTCTGAGACCCCCTTAGAGCCCCATACCTCTGAATCCCCTTTGGTGCCATCCCCTTCCCAGATCCCCGTAGAGGCCTATTCCCCTGAAATCCATCAGGAGCCTTCCATCTCTGAGACTCCTTCAGGGACCCCTACCTATGAGGCTTCATTGGATAGTCCCATCTCAGTGGTACCAGAGAAACACCTTACTCTTCCTCCCCAATCACGAAACTatgtctctctgtcttcctctgatACTTTGAAGGAAGACCTCTCCTCTGAGTTTTCTTCCAATGAGGTCCCATGGACAAGGAGGTCTACCCATTTCTCTGAATCTGAGAGCCTTCCAGAACACTCTCCTTCAGGCCCTTCAGCCCAGGTCCAAATGGACGCATCTgaaaagcaggaggaagaagCAGGAGAGGTTGAAAAGGGAGTAGATGCCAGTGACAGCACTGATCACACAGCCCAACCTGGACACCAACTag GTTACACAGCCCGCCCAGTGGTCCCTGCTAAGCAGACAGAGCTGGTGGAAGTGGCTAAGGCAATGCATAGAGAGGAGTTTGGTGCTCAGGTGAACAATCTTTTCCAGTGGGAGAAGGATGCAGCCCTGAATGCCATCCAGACAG GTCTCTACATTGGCTGGCGCTGCCCCCATTACCTATGGGACTGTTTCCGGATTGGGGATGAGTCCAGATGCTTTTGTGGACACTTGTTGAGAGAGCACCGGATCATCTCAG ACATATCCGTGCCCTGCAAGGTGAGCAAGTGCCGCTGCCTCATGTTCTGCTTTATCCCATCACGCCCAGAGGAGGTGGGTGAGTTCTGGCTCAAGAGACGGGCCACCTTTGACCCCAAGGCCTGGAGGGCCCAATGTCGCTGCAAACACAGCCACGAAGAACATGCAGCCACTGGGCCCCATCCCTGCAGGCATCATG GCTGTTGCTGCGGCTGTTTTGAGTCTAATTTCCTCTGTGCGGCCTGTGACCGGCGCTGGGAGGAACACGGGACTTTCTTTGAGACCCAGAGGACCCGGCGACGAGGAGGGAGACCTCACG GGACAGACACTGTCAGCAACTGGCACAGGCCTTTGTGA
- the LOC105485745 gene encoding protein FAM221B isoform X4 yields the protein MEADEITEEPHTTMDAEEHPLSKDPSAEDLQENRISESFLEPSTSETPLEPHTSESPLVPSPSQIPVEAYSPEIHQEPSISETPSGTPTYEASLDSPISVVPEKHLTLPPQSRNYVSLSSSDTLKEDLSSEFSSNEVPWTRRSTHFSESESLPEHSPSGPSAQVQMDASEKQEEEAGEVEKGVDASDSTDHTAQPGHQLGKKKKKKGVSCLYIGWRCPHYLWDCFRIGDESRCFCGHLLREHRIISDISVPCKVSKCRCLMFCFIPSRPEEVGEFWLKRRATFDPKAWRAQCRCKHSHEEHAATGPHPCRHHGCCCGCFESNFLCAACDRRWEEHGTFFETQRTRRRGGRPHGADYVPFAEMSVLREAILSNSDFEALPIQGPSGLPSSHPSSPGLPASHNLQPGLPSDPHT from the exons ATGGAAGCAGATGAGATCACAGAAGAGCCTCATACCACCATGGATGCAGAGGAGCACCCCCTTTCAAAGGACCCCTCTGCTGAGGACTTACAGGAGAACCGTATCTCTGAAAGCTTCTTGGAGCCTTCCACCTCTGAGACCCCCTTAGAGCCCCATACCTCTGAATCCCCTTTGGTGCCATCCCCTTCCCAGATCCCCGTAGAGGCCTATTCCCCTGAAATCCATCAGGAGCCTTCCATCTCTGAGACTCCTTCAGGGACCCCTACCTATGAGGCTTCATTGGATAGTCCCATCTCAGTGGTACCAGAGAAACACCTTACTCTTCCTCCCCAATCACGAAACTatgtctctctgtcttcctctgatACTTTGAAGGAAGACCTCTCCTCTGAGTTTTCTTCCAATGAGGTCCCATGGACAAGGAGGTCTACCCATTTCTCTGAATCTGAGAGCCTTCCAGAACACTCTCCTTCAGGCCCTTCAGCCCAGGTCCAAATGGACGCATCTgaaaagcaggaggaagaagCAGGAGAGGTTGAAAAGGGAGTAGATGCCAGTGACAGCACTGATCACACAGCCCAACCTGGACACCAACTaggcaagaagaagaagaagaaaggagttaGCT GTCTCTACATTGGCTGGCGCTGCCCCCATTACCTATGGGACTGTTTCCGGATTGGGGATGAGTCCAGATGCTTTTGTGGACACTTGTTGAGAGAGCACCGGATCATCTCAG ACATATCCGTGCCCTGCAAGGTGAGCAAGTGCCGCTGCCTCATGTTCTGCTTTATCCCATCACGCCCAGAGGAGGTGGGTGAGTTCTGGCTCAAGAGACGGGCCACCTTTGACCCCAAGGCCTGGAGGGCCCAATGTCGCTGCAAACACAGCCACGAAGAACATGCAGCCACTGGGCCCCATCCCTGCAGGCATCATG GCTGTTGCTGCGGCTGTTTTGAGTCTAATTTCCTCTGTGCGGCCTGTGACCGGCGCTGGGAGGAACACGGGACTTTCTTTGAGACCCAGAGGACCCGGCGACGAGGAGGGAGACCTCACG GAGCAGACTATGTACCTTTTGCAGAGATGTCTGTGCTCCGAGAAGCCATCCTCAGCAACTCTGACTTCGAGGCCCTGCCGATACAGGGGCCCTCTGGCCTTCCCAGCTCCCACCCTAGTTCCCCGGGACTCCCTGCCTCACACAACCTCCAGCCTGGCCTTCCTTCTGACCCCCATACCTGA
- the LOC105485745 gene encoding protein FAM221B isoform X2, which translates to MEADEITEEPHTTMDAEEHPLSKDPSAEDLQENRISESFLEPSTSETPLEPHTSESPLVPSPSQIPVEAYSPEIHQEPSISETPSGTPTYEASLDSPISVVPEKHLTLPPQSRNYVSLSSSDTLKEDLSSEFSSNEVPWTRRSTHFSESESLPEHSPSGPSAQVQMDASEKQEEEAGEVEKGVDASDSTDHTAQPGHQLGYTARPVVPAKQTELVEVAKAMHREEFGAQVNNLFQWEKDAALNAIQTGLYIGWRCPHYLWDCFRIGDESRCFCGHLLREHRIISDISVPCKVSKCRCLMFCFIPSRPEEVGEFWLKRRATFDPKAWRAQCRCKHSHEEHAATGPHPCRHHGCCCGCFESNFLCAACDRRWEEHGTFFETQRTRRRGGRPHGADYVPFAEMSVLREAILSNSDFEALPIQGPSGLPSSHPSSPGLPASHNLQPGLPSDPHT; encoded by the exons ATGGAAGCAGATGAGATCACAGAAGAGCCTCATACCACCATGGATGCAGAGGAGCACCCCCTTTCAAAGGACCCCTCTGCTGAGGACTTACAGGAGAACCGTATCTCTGAAAGCTTCTTGGAGCCTTCCACCTCTGAGACCCCCTTAGAGCCCCATACCTCTGAATCCCCTTTGGTGCCATCCCCTTCCCAGATCCCCGTAGAGGCCTATTCCCCTGAAATCCATCAGGAGCCTTCCATCTCTGAGACTCCTTCAGGGACCCCTACCTATGAGGCTTCATTGGATAGTCCCATCTCAGTGGTACCAGAGAAACACCTTACTCTTCCTCCCCAATCACGAAACTatgtctctctgtcttcctctgatACTTTGAAGGAAGACCTCTCCTCTGAGTTTTCTTCCAATGAGGTCCCATGGACAAGGAGGTCTACCCATTTCTCTGAATCTGAGAGCCTTCCAGAACACTCTCCTTCAGGCCCTTCAGCCCAGGTCCAAATGGACGCATCTgaaaagcaggaggaagaagCAGGAGAGGTTGAAAAGGGAGTAGATGCCAGTGACAGCACTGATCACACAGCCCAACCTGGACACCAACTag GTTACACAGCCCGCCCAGTGGTCCCTGCTAAGCAGACAGAGCTGGTGGAAGTGGCTAAGGCAATGCATAGAGAGGAGTTTGGTGCTCAGGTGAACAATCTTTTCCAGTGGGAGAAGGATGCAGCCCTGAATGCCATCCAGACAG GTCTCTACATTGGCTGGCGCTGCCCCCATTACCTATGGGACTGTTTCCGGATTGGGGATGAGTCCAGATGCTTTTGTGGACACTTGTTGAGAGAGCACCGGATCATCTCAG ACATATCCGTGCCCTGCAAGGTGAGCAAGTGCCGCTGCCTCATGTTCTGCTTTATCCCATCACGCCCAGAGGAGGTGGGTGAGTTCTGGCTCAAGAGACGGGCCACCTTTGACCCCAAGGCCTGGAGGGCCCAATGTCGCTGCAAACACAGCCACGAAGAACATGCAGCCACTGGGCCCCATCCCTGCAGGCATCATG GCTGTTGCTGCGGCTGTTTTGAGTCTAATTTCCTCTGTGCGGCCTGTGACCGGCGCTGGGAGGAACACGGGACTTTCTTTGAGACCCAGAGGACCCGGCGACGAGGAGGGAGACCTCACG GAGCAGACTATGTACCTTTTGCAGAGATGTCTGTGCTCCGAGAAGCCATCCTCAGCAACTCTGACTTCGAGGCCCTGCCGATACAGGGGCCCTCTGGCCTTCCCAGCTCCCACCCTAGTTCCCCGGGACTCCCTGCCTCACACAACCTCCAGCCTGGCCTTCCTTCTGACCCCCATACCTGA
- the LOC105485745 gene encoding protein FAM221B isoform X1 → MEADEITEEPHTTMDAEEHPLSKDPSAEDLQENRISESFLEPSTSETPLEPHTSESPLVPSPSQIPVEAYSPEIHQEPSISETPSGTPTYEASLDSPISVVPEKHLTLPPQSRNYVSLSSSDTLKEDLSSEFSSNEVPWTRRSTHFSESESLPEHSPSGPSAQVQMDASEKQEEEAGEVEKGVDASDSTDHTAQPGHQLGKKKKKKGVSCYTARPVVPAKQTELVEVAKAMHREEFGAQVNNLFQWEKDAALNAIQTGLYIGWRCPHYLWDCFRIGDESRCFCGHLLREHRIISDISVPCKVSKCRCLMFCFIPSRPEEVGEFWLKRRATFDPKAWRAQCRCKHSHEEHAATGPHPCRHHGCCCGCFESNFLCAACDRRWEEHGTFFETQRTRRRGGRPHGADYVPFAEMSVLREAILSNSDFEALPIQGPSGLPSSHPSSPGLPASHNLQPGLPSDPHT, encoded by the exons ATGGAAGCAGATGAGATCACAGAAGAGCCTCATACCACCATGGATGCAGAGGAGCACCCCCTTTCAAAGGACCCCTCTGCTGAGGACTTACAGGAGAACCGTATCTCTGAAAGCTTCTTGGAGCCTTCCACCTCTGAGACCCCCTTAGAGCCCCATACCTCTGAATCCCCTTTGGTGCCATCCCCTTCCCAGATCCCCGTAGAGGCCTATTCCCCTGAAATCCATCAGGAGCCTTCCATCTCTGAGACTCCTTCAGGGACCCCTACCTATGAGGCTTCATTGGATAGTCCCATCTCAGTGGTACCAGAGAAACACCTTACTCTTCCTCCCCAATCACGAAACTatgtctctctgtcttcctctgatACTTTGAAGGAAGACCTCTCCTCTGAGTTTTCTTCCAATGAGGTCCCATGGACAAGGAGGTCTACCCATTTCTCTGAATCTGAGAGCCTTCCAGAACACTCTCCTTCAGGCCCTTCAGCCCAGGTCCAAATGGACGCATCTgaaaagcaggaggaagaagCAGGAGAGGTTGAAAAGGGAGTAGATGCCAGTGACAGCACTGATCACACAGCCCAACCTGGACACCAACTaggcaagaagaagaagaagaaaggagttaGCT GTTACACAGCCCGCCCAGTGGTCCCTGCTAAGCAGACAGAGCTGGTGGAAGTGGCTAAGGCAATGCATAGAGAGGAGTTTGGTGCTCAGGTGAACAATCTTTTCCAGTGGGAGAAGGATGCAGCCCTGAATGCCATCCAGACAG GTCTCTACATTGGCTGGCGCTGCCCCCATTACCTATGGGACTGTTTCCGGATTGGGGATGAGTCCAGATGCTTTTGTGGACACTTGTTGAGAGAGCACCGGATCATCTCAG ACATATCCGTGCCCTGCAAGGTGAGCAAGTGCCGCTGCCTCATGTTCTGCTTTATCCCATCACGCCCAGAGGAGGTGGGTGAGTTCTGGCTCAAGAGACGGGCCACCTTTGACCCCAAGGCCTGGAGGGCCCAATGTCGCTGCAAACACAGCCACGAAGAACATGCAGCCACTGGGCCCCATCCCTGCAGGCATCATG GCTGTTGCTGCGGCTGTTTTGAGTCTAATTTCCTCTGTGCGGCCTGTGACCGGCGCTGGGAGGAACACGGGACTTTCTTTGAGACCCAGAGGACCCGGCGACGAGGAGGGAGACCTCACG GAGCAGACTATGTACCTTTTGCAGAGATGTCTGTGCTCCGAGAAGCCATCCTCAGCAACTCTGACTTCGAGGCCCTGCCGATACAGGGGCCCTCTGGCCTTCCCAGCTCCCACCCTAGTTCCCCGGGACTCCCTGCCTCACACAACCTCCAGCCTGGCCTTCCTTCTGACCCCCATACCTGA
- the LOC105485745 gene encoding protein FAM221B isoform X7 has product MEADEITEEPHTTMDAEEHPLSKDPSAEDLQENRISESFLEPSTSETPLEPHTSESPLVPSPSQIPVEAYSPEIHQEPSISETPSGTPTYEASLDSPISVVPEKHLTLPPQSRNYVSLSSSDTLKEDLSSEFSSNEVPWTRRSTHFSESESLPEHSPSGPSAQVQMDASEKQEEEAGEVEKGVDASDSTDHTAQPGHQLGKKKKKKGVSCYTARPVVPAKQTELVEVAKAMHREEFGAQVNNLFQWEKDAALNAIQTDRIQNSSSGILAPAHPHCDCLYPALSTKPPWCKGAVALQAISIETEAAKPKATSRQALDPDRLWVSTLAGAAPITYGTVSGLGMSPDAFVDTC; this is encoded by the exons ATGGAAGCAGATGAGATCACAGAAGAGCCTCATACCACCATGGATGCAGAGGAGCACCCCCTTTCAAAGGACCCCTCTGCTGAGGACTTACAGGAGAACCGTATCTCTGAAAGCTTCTTGGAGCCTTCCACCTCTGAGACCCCCTTAGAGCCCCATACCTCTGAATCCCCTTTGGTGCCATCCCCTTCCCAGATCCCCGTAGAGGCCTATTCCCCTGAAATCCATCAGGAGCCTTCCATCTCTGAGACTCCTTCAGGGACCCCTACCTATGAGGCTTCATTGGATAGTCCCATCTCAGTGGTACCAGAGAAACACCTTACTCTTCCTCCCCAATCACGAAACTatgtctctctgtcttcctctgatACTTTGAAGGAAGACCTCTCCTCTGAGTTTTCTTCCAATGAGGTCCCATGGACAAGGAGGTCTACCCATTTCTCTGAATCTGAGAGCCTTCCAGAACACTCTCCTTCAGGCCCTTCAGCCCAGGTCCAAATGGACGCATCTgaaaagcaggaggaagaagCAGGAGAGGTTGAAAAGGGAGTAGATGCCAGTGACAGCACTGATCACACAGCCCAACCTGGACACCAACTaggcaagaagaagaagaagaaaggagttaGCT GTTACACAGCCCGCCCAGTGGTCCCTGCTAAGCAGACAGAGCTGGTGGAAGTGGCTAAGGCAATGCATAGAGAGGAGTTTGGTGCTCAGGTGAACAATCTTTTCCAGTGGGAGAAGGATGCAGCCCTGAATGCCATCCAGACAG ACAGAATTCAGAACTCCTCTAGTGGAATCCTGGCTCCCGCCCACCCGCATTGTGACTGCCTATACCCTGCTCTCTCAACAAAGCCTCCCTGGTGTAAGGGGGCAGTGGCACTACAGGCAATCAGCATCGAGACAGAAGCAGCAAAGCCAAAAGCCACATCTAGACAGGCTTTAGATCCTGACAGACTATGG GTCTCTACATTGGCTGGCGCTGCCCCCATTACCTATGGGACTGTTTCCGGATTGGGGATGAGTCCAGATGCTTTTGTGGACACTTGTTGA